From the genome of Oncorhynchus masou masou isolate Uvic2021 chromosome 15, UVic_Omas_1.1, whole genome shotgun sequence:
CCTGCACCGACTCAGAAGGCGCCACCACCCGCCCCCTCCTACAACCGGGAGAAGCCCCTCCCTCCCACGCCAGGACAGAGGGGGACTTCCCCGGTGCCGGCCCGCAACAGcgcccctcctctgcctccttcTCCCAACATCAACCGGCGGCCCCCGACGTCAGGGGGCTCCTcagcttcctcctcttcctcctctctgggTCCACCTCCTCCCCCGTACCGCCAGCCCATGACCAACGGTCCCTCCAGCCCGGTTAACGAAGCCGCCCCGGAGCTACCTCAGAGACACAACTCCCTCAGCAAGAAGCCGTCGCCCGGACCTGGACTCACTCCAACCCGGGGGCAAGCTCCACCcccgcctccctctccctccccgccAGGCGGACGCCCCCCCCCTCCAGTCCGTGAGCCCCCCGGCAGAGGGGCAGGTATGTTCCTACTAGTGCTCTCCTTGTTCCTCTACCTGTAATGGAGCTGTGGGTTAGGGCCAGCTTTAATGCGTTCTACTGTTTGTGTTATGCATAGTTCAGTTACATAATTCGGTCACATTCTCACTGTGCTGTGTCGCACTATATTTGTTTTTTAACCTCTATCTCCTCTTGTCAATCACCTATCATAATGTGAGGCAAGCGAGGAGAGGTGATTTGTTTATTAGTGTAGAAAAGGCCGTGGCAAGGCGTGGCACTACAGTCAGTATGGTGGCATGTCATGACAGGCCTACAGTGTTTTTCTAGCGTTCCTGTCTTGCTGTTGTATTGTAATGACTGATGGTGAGCCAGTGTGGCTGCTCTGTTATTCCTTAATGACCATATCGTTTGTCTGTACAGCTCCACCCCCGCCTGGGTCGACTCAACGAAACGGTGGTCGGGAtgcaccccctccaccacccccctaCAGAGGTAGCCCCTCAGAACCTCATAGCCGTGGCaagcccccccctcctccctcccgtaCCCCTGCCGGACCCCCGCCCCCTCCCCCACCTATCCGCAATGGACACACCTCCATTTCCCGCTCCTTCGTAGGTGAGTTGTCTTCCTCATACTGCATCACCTGACCTCAAATTCGGTTTCCCTCTACATTAACAACCACCTCTCATTTTGTTAGTCAATATACTTCGGAGTTTTTTGGAATGTATAAAATGTTGCAGTCCTAGTAAGTATTGAATCTGTAAAAGTGAAGGGGAAACAATACGTTTTGAGTTGGGTAAACAGTAAACTGTCTGTATTTTATTTGttatataataaaaaaaaatgattgGCTCCTTCGGCTGGATGACTTTGATCAGTACAAAAGAGAGGATTGAACTACCATCACTTCACACTCTTCCCTACTGttctttctgtcctctcctccttcttgaCCTTCAATGGCCTTGACCACCAACCCTGACCTGAACGGTCATCTTCCTAACCTTCTCTCCCTTCAGATGACTTTGAGTCCAAGTATTCTTTCCACCCTCTGGATGACTTCCCTGCTCCAGAGGAGTACCGGCACTTCACCAAGATCTACCCCAGCAAAGCCAACAGAGGTGAGGGCTCACTTATCAGTGTGACACAATATGCCAATAAATAATATACACACGTGTTCTGGTGCAGAGTACAACAAATGTTTACATGAAAGGAATATAAATATTTTCCCATAGGCCTATAGTTTATTGTAACAGCTTTTTATTGTTTTGACGGTGTCTTTGGCAGTGATGAGGGGAGCTCCTCCTGCACCACCTGTGGGAAGGTGAACACTGTGAGACCACTTCACTTCTACTGTACAGGAGACAagggttatacacacacacacacactactttctCACATAGAACCTACAGCATATAACATATACCGACATGCTTCTcatttgataacattccatttcAACTAAAGCTCCATAACCATTCACTCACACGCTCGCCCTTGAGAATAGCCCAGGAATTTGGCAGTCATGCTCCATTTTGAAGGTGGAGTTGGCAGCTTACTTATGCCATTCCCAGCCTGTGTCCACGCGGGTGAACTTGCCCTGTTTTGTCATAAAGGCATTACTTACCCATTGATGGTGTttccaggcgtgtgtgtgtgggtgggtggggaacACTTTGACACGGGTATGAAAGACATTCACTCCCATACCACACAGACTGTTGCGATTGTCAAAATGGAGAAAAGAAAATGTTCTCCACGTCATCAGAGTATATGCACTGTGAGAGCCCACATCACCATGAAACGGGACTGACACCAGTGACTGTACAGCTTGGCTCGAAGTGTCTGAAGGTGATTGACTTTTTGGGACCACTGCACCCCTTGCTGATGTAGGGAACTGCTACTGTTTGAAAGTTCTCTCAGGTATATGGTTTGTGGAACAGAGAACTGGAGATGACGAAGATGATATTGGAAAGGCATTATTAGAGAAGAGTCTCCAAAAGTGCCAACTGAGTCGGACCTGAACTGGGAACAgcacatacccccccccccccatcctttcTCCCTGCTGCAAGGCTGTCGTTGTTTCCCTTATGAATGGTGGAATGGACTGATCAAAGCAATAGTTTCATATGTTCTCTGTGATTGTTGTCAGTAATCAACACCTGTGACAGTGGCGATCGTTGGTTTGTGAAAAAGTCTTCCTGTTTAGAATGATGATGCACATGTATGGGATCTTGCagcaatctctccctcccttcctctacgCAGAAGAAAAGACAAACCAGATAGATGCATGTTGTCTTTTCAGCTTGTCTGTCTTGACAAAATGCATGAGGGTGATCTTGTTAGTTGTCCTAAATGCACAGCAGAAAGTTATTATGCCTTCTAACACTAGTCTGGGTCACTGAAACCATTTCACGACAACTAACTCATACGAACACTACAACCCTCACTAGTTTAATGACCGAGCCTTTCAAATGCATTGCATGCTACAGGATGCTGAACCAGTACATTGACACTAAAATACTCAACCCGAACCCAGGCAACGAGTCGGAAGCAATCCAAGAGTTTATTGTTCAAAATTGATAGAGAGAAATTATGTTGAGGGGAAAGTAAATGTATGCTTTGCAAATACAAACCTTTTCCTGGAACTCGGCAGGATAAGGTTTGTTGATACCCACAAAAGCCACGTGGTGGCAGTATTTGATGAttttccatagggagacatgggACCTACAGTATATGCTTGTGATGCAGTACCCCTTCAATttgtctttatatatattttttttaaacatacaaaGTTGTATTATGGATTTGGACAATGTTGAGCGAGCGGGCAGTACAgacctgtatgtctgtctgtctgtaacaatTTTGAGATCTTCTGCTGAGGGTCGACTGGACAAACCAATGACAACGGCCATGTTGTTCAACTCTATCAAGTTGTCTATGTTCTGTCTTTGAAAGAAAAAATCTAATGTCGTCCTTACATTTCTTTGCTTAATGCACTTGTGACCACAAGCCTGAAACAAATGCACGTTGTTACACAGGGAGGTGAACCTTTAAGGCTGGTACCTGTAATTTTGTTCCTATTGTTTATGTGTTGTGTGGGGTTAGTCTTGTTCCTTATTTTAAAACGGCCCTGCACCGTGACCGAACCCCCTTAAACTGTCACTCACTATTCACTTTTTATTTCAACCATTTGCTGGTCTTTTGCCTTATTATTCGCTGTTGGAGTCAATTCaggatttgtaaaaaaaaaaaaaaaacttttaaaaaaCCAAGCTAATCTAAGTTTATACACCTCATATGGGTAATACGGTAGTCATGGCTATTCTACTTTTAATATGTATAACGCTTGTAATATAGTGAATAAAACAGGGATAGATAACGGCAGGCTTTTGTCAGAATCCAGTGACAAACTGTTAGTCATCTGCCTTCAGTCCCCCTTTCGATATTCCCTCTCTGTGTCACAGAGGGCCTGTGTGGCCATTCAACAGGAGCAGTATGTACTCACATTGAGAGAACCTCCTTGTTCGTGTCTTCTTCTCATCCCCCATTTCATACTTTCATACTTAGCTTAATCCAGGCCCTGGTTCCTTCTGTACATGTCACCCTTCTGCGTCAGACATGTTGTACCAATTCAAATAAAATGTCAGTGATGGAGGGGAAACAAAGTCTACTTTTCCTGTCCAGTCCATTGTCATCTGTTAACAGATGACGTTATGTAATAATGTGCCACAGGTTttggttaaagggatagttcatccACATTACAAAATGACAttggttttattttttttagggggtagatggattgatggaagctacaatgtaattgtctgcatccatttagaaatatatatatatatttgttttcctTTGTgaccctaattggagtaaactaatggacaaccaCTTATCTtatacacaagtatgtggacaccacttcaaatgagtgtatttggctatttcagctatACCTGTTGCTGACGGGTGTCTAAAATTGAGcgcaccgccatgcaatctccatagacagtgtgccacgttgaaagtcagtcattggatgccacctttccaacaagttagtttgtcaaatttctgccatgctggagctgccccggttaactgtaagtgctgtttattgtgaagtggaaacttgaCTTACCAACAACAATGGCTTACcaacaaagtggtaggccacacaagctcacagaatgggattgCTGAAGCACGTAAAAAATAGTCCatactcggttgcaacactcactaccgagttccaaactgcctctggaagcaacgtcagcacaagaattgTCCgtcgggaacttcatgaaatgtgtttccattgctgagcagcctcacacaagcctaagatcaccatgcgcaatgccaagtgtcggctagagtggtataaagctcgccgccgtggactctggagcagtggaaacgtgttctctggagtaaggcatagagccaactgtaaagtttggtggaggaggaataatggtctggggcagttCTTCATGGATcgggctcggccccttagttccagtgagggCTTTGTGGccacagtttggggaaggccctttactgtttcagcatgacaatgcccccgtgcacaaagcaaggtccatacagaaatggtttgttgagatcggtgtggaagaacgtggctggcctgcacagagccctgacctcaaccccattgaacacctttgggctTAATTGGAACGTTGTCTGCGAGCCAAgactaatcacccaacatcagcgCCTGACCTcagtaatgctcttgtggctgaatggaagcaagtccccaccaCACTATTCCAACCGtatggaaagtcttcccagaagagtagaggctgttatagcagcaaaggaggcccaacttcatattaatgcccatgattttggaatgagatgttcaacgagctggtgtctacatacttttggtcatgtagtgtatatataatttaCAGACACAATgcattttacaatagttatcttgtttttagtcccacccttcaacCCCTCACggctatctcttaacaccatcccgTTTTGATTTCTATGTTTTTTaactgtgatgtttcacaaaagttctgaacctttctcatagtttctacagattgtaaattaaagtttttttggggggctaaaagtattatattattgatcatGACTTTTCAAGTCACCCatcagtgctatttgcagagttacctgcaggtaaatgttgcaattcttcagttATTCCTGTAACCTGCGtccagaaacaagctacatatggacataACACCAAAACAGTAattctgcagagctgggatggtgGTATTccccatatacagtgcattttaaagtattcagacccctggactttttacacattttgttagggtaaagccttattttaaaaaggctgtaatgtaacaacatgtggaaaaagtccaggggtctgaatactttcctaatgcactgtatataacatCCTATTGGTTGCAAAATtgtataatttaaattgaaaaattcaAGTTTTGAATCTttccatgtgccatggaatcggtacatcaaatctcttcccaactattttgccatCTATGACACAGTTGTCACTTTTTTGATTTCTTATATTAAATTAGTAAACTTTTTATTTGGCATAATTTCctttaaccaattttggtcttCAATGCAGGGCTGACAGACAGCTTCCTTTCTTTTCCCAgttccacctgcctcttccatttttgcaataatgctgcaattagttggttgtaattttgagtagagcagacatttccatttaATTTTGTTAGATGCATGTGTGACAACTCCAtgcaattagtatatttgagtttagcCATAATGGTTTATTTGTTTGGTCTTTTCTcttggattaaactgaaattacaACCAACTTTCTACAGCTTATTTTAAAAATAGTAATATTTTGTAGATAATTACATattcaaataaccgaaagtgagtggttgtaatctgaataaagggaaaaaggccattaTTGAACAAGGGGTGAGGCATTCTACTAATCTGTTAAGAGAACCCGTTCAGATTTAATTAGAACTTTTCTATGACTGAAGCCTTTGGTGAGAGGTCTAAAATtgtaatatttaatcatttctgccccctgaaccatgctggttaagtgtaccttgaattctaaataaatcacagtgtcaccagcaaagcacacccacaccacctccatgcttcacggtgggaaccacacatgcggagatcgtccgttcacctactctgcatctcacaaagacacggcggttggaaccaaaaatctacaaTTTGGACTCCaagccaaaggacagatttccaccggtctaatgtccattgcttgtgtttcttggcccaagcaagtctcttcttattggtgtccttttaacagtggtttctttgcagcaattcaaccatgaaggactgattcacgcagtctcctctgaacagttgatgttgtgtctgtgacttgaactctggaaagcatttatttgggctgcaatctgaggtgcagttaactctaatgaacttatcctctgcagcgctcatcatagcgcttgatagtttttgcgactgcacttgaagaaactttcaaagttcttaatatTCTGCATTGACggactgtttctctttgcttatttgagccgttcttgtcataatatggactaggCCTTTTACCAAATATGATTATCTTTgaaataccacccctaccttgtcacaacacaactgattggctcaaatgcattgagaaggaaagaaattccacaaattaacttttaacaaggcacacctgttaattgaaatgcattgcaggtaactacatcatgaagctggttgagagaatgccaagagtgtgcaaagctgtcaaggcaaagggtggctactttgaagaatctcatgaaatattttgatttaacactttttggttacatggttccatatgtgttatttcatagtttacatcttcactattattctacaatgaagaaaagtcaaaataaacaaaaacactgGAATGTATAGGTGTGTTaaatgttgactggtactgtacataactTTAACCATTGTGTAAGAAATTCTCATTGATTTTTCCAGGCATTTCTAAATAAATTCCAGTCGTAcattatcaaaagccttttcaaagtcagctatgaataccaggcctggtttccccaGAGGATGCAGGATGTTCTGTTGTGTCCAGTGCTTATATTATCTCCACTCTATCGTCTGCTTATGATTAATGTACTATGCATTTTGACCATTTTTGCATCataacactgaagtgtaaggggcctctGATTTTTTTCAATGGACTGCATCTTTATTTTtaccacttgggtcctgtttcagtagtAATGAAATCAGACTACCTTGTTAATAAGTATTTGATAACCACTCCTGTAAAAACggtagattattatttttttttttactaataaCGGTTCACTGAGTACATCAAAAAAGGTTTGGTATATCTCAACTGCTATGCCATCCatccctggagttttcccagatgtaaaggctttaattgcatcaagttcctcctctctaatttggccttcacatgagtctttctgtaaaGATGTTAATTTTACAGTAATAGAAAAGCATCCatacaatattaaagctgatcccccccccaaaaaaaataataattatctttggttagtggagatggaAGAGACTGAAATGATAACATATGCTTAAAGtactttgcttcctctttcaaaatatggTTTGGTGAATCATGACTGTTCATAATTTGTAACAAGTTTGTTaattatttttggtagcatttaTATGTTGATGAAAAAGAAAATTGGTACATTTTTCCCTATATTCTATCCGGTTCACTTCATTGTTTATAATATTACacttgatctttcttgaataagtttgTCCATTTATTTTAGGTTTTCCTCTAACATATTCTATGCCTCTATGGTAGAGTTGCTATCcatctgtactgttagtcctatTTCCTTTTAATATGAACTCTtgacctaaattgcttttgttttaaagATTAGTACTGAAATGCATTTCCtcctaaaggcacatttaaaagtgtcccattcAATTAGGATggcattgttaaaagttaatttgtggaatttctttcctccttcATGCGTTTCAGACAGATcggttgtattgtgacaaggtaggggtgggatatagaagatggtcttttaccaaatagggataagtccatattatggcaagaacagctcaatcaTTCTGTGTGGCAGCTCTGTGAGCCAATACTGTATGTTAAGTGAAAATTGAGAAAGGGGGCAGTAGCCAAGGTTAAAATGACAGAATAAGCCAACAGCACACAGGTGTCATCAGAAGAGGCTTTATTTAGGTGCGTAGTATCCGAGACCAGAGTGAAGGGCCTCCCCGTGGTAAAAAGAGCAGATCGACTCCCAAACCCTTAGCCCCTACCTCCTAAACAAGTGATCGGTGTAAGCAATATAGTGATACTTCCATCTAGCCCATCACAGGGCAAAGTGGAGGTCTTACTACATTACCACCTATCCAAATCTCTCAGACCTACACATTGCCTAGGGGTTAAGGGTTGATTTGGTAAAACTGCTTGGATATAACCTTGGGCTACGTCTAATGACACATCTGAGTTTCAGGAGAGATGACTGTAAACACTGACTTCTGTACAAAAACAACACCCCACGCGAGTCAAGATCCCCCCCACCCCAGGCCTCCCAGTCACttaagaaaaacaaaacaaaaaaacagaagaaATATGCTGTATAATTCATTTCAACTACAGTAGCAGACTCCATTTCTCCATTTGCACTCGTTCTCAGATTTACAAAACAAATTAAATAATCTCCTTGCATTTTACACAAAATAGAGTCTCCATATTATTTAGCTATTTACACATAGAATatttacattacagctttatcgTACAGGCATTGCCAGGCAGCCCTCCGCGAAGGTCGCGACCCAGGGACCCTGAGAGAGTTGCAGGCAAACAAGTGGTGTCAACGTCACTGGGTCCAGTTGTTCAACTCCATACACTTTCTATGAGAAAATTCATCAATCAGCATATTAGAAACTATGGTGCAGTACAAGTGGCCATGATGATGGTACCATGCCTATAGAATAAA
Proteins encoded in this window:
- the LOC135555803 gene encoding WAS/WASL-interacting protein family member 2-like isoform X1, with amino-acid sequence MPIPPPPPPPPGGPPPPPTFSQGNTTPPKLNRDEAKGRGALLGDIHKGAKLKKVGVVNDRSAPILEKPKVGGVSSGGGSSGAIQPMGGLFQAGVPKLRPVGDGSVGRSAMTPPGTRPAAPRPPVRQDSTECSAQQASPPEHSRSQRPSLPDLSRPLSGGSPNSGMKHSSSAPPPPPPFSRRGNAPPAPTQKAPPPAPSYNREKPLPPTPGQRGTSPVPARNSAPPLPPSPNINRRPPTSGGSSASSSSSSLGPPPPPYRQPMTNGPSSPVNEAAPELPQRHNSLSKKPSPGPGLTPTRGQAPPPPPSPSPPGGRPPPPVREPPGRGAAPPPPGSTQRNGGRDAPPPPPPYRGSPSEPHSRGKPPPPPSRTPAGPPPPPPPIRNGHTSISRSFVDDFESKYSFHPLDDFPAPEEYRHFTKIYPSKANRAFYCFDGVFGSDEGSSSCTTCGKVNTVRPLHFYCTGDKGYTHTHTLLSHIEPTAYNIYRHASHLITFHFN
- the LOC135555803 gene encoding WAS/WASL-interacting protein family member 2-like isoform X2, with product MPIPPPPPPPPGGPPPPPTFSQGNTTPPKLNRDEAKGRGALLGDIHKGAKLKKVGVVNDRSAPILEKPKVGGVSSGGGSSGAIQPMGGLFQAGVPKLRPVGDGSVGRSAMTPPGTRPAAPRPPVRQDSTECSAQQASPPEHSRSQRPSLPDLSRPLSGGSPNSGMKHSSSAPPPPPPFSRRGNAPPAPTQKAPPPAPSYNREKPLPPTPGQRGTSPVPARNSAPPLPPSPNINRRPPTSGGSSASSSSSSLGPPPPPYRQPMTNGPSSPVNEAAPELPQRHNSLSKKPSPGPGLTPTRGQAPPPPPSPSPPGGRPPPPVREPPGRGAAPPPPGSTQRNGGRDAPPPPPPYRGSPSEPHSRGKPPPPPSRTPAGPPPPPPPIRNGHTSISRSFVDDFESKYSFHPLDDFPAPEEYRHFTKIYPSKANRVMRGAPPAPPVGR